The DNA segment ccacatccataagatgtcggtggcggagatgcgtatgttgagatggatgtgtggtcatacgagaaaggatcgggtgagtaatgaaataattaggacaaaagtaggggtcgcatctattgagaataaaatgagagaaaaccaactaaggtggtttggccatgtgagacgtagagcgttTGATGCACCGGTTAGGAgaactgaagagtggcaaaaggatgtagtggtgaggggtaggggaagacctaagcaaacttgaaggagggtgatcgagagtgatatgagtttactgggaattgaggaaaatatggtagtggatccgacggagtggagggagcgaatttgtgtcgctgacacgacttgatttcacggttttatatgatggttcatgttagccgaccccgaatcatttcgggactaagtctttgttgttgttgtatactCCTGATTTTAAGGATGCAATTGGTTATAACTTATATGATAAAATagtttattattttcaaaatttgacAAATCTGAAATTTAGTGGATAAGTTTGAGacatttgtaattaaccaactCTATATATATCATTGTGTAACTTACCCTAAATTTTTTGTTTATAAAGATATAAAATGAGATCGAAAAGAACAATTGGCCCAAAAAAATCTAGTTAATGTAAAATTGGCCACCACGgtgtaaaaaaaacaaagtaagtatagcctttactatatatatatataattatttattactaGAGttagtaaatgtgaaaatcaaataCATATTgtgaataaaatattattcaTTTTAAATGTATCTATGTACATTGTAATGTTATCAAAACCGAACTGAATATTTAACCGGATTTGTGATTGGGTCAAGAGTCATATAGTCAGACCATATGATTCAAATTGGTCAAACCGGATGatgtaataaataatatttatttatatatatatatatatatatatatatatatataaaattattttgaaattatttttataaattagaacTAAACTTTCTCAAATAAACATTTTGTCACATAGGACTAAAGATATTAAGGGTTGCGTATAATATATAATAGGCTTAAACCACTATATTTAGCTCTCGatttatctaatttttttttatttggcccctgacatattatttggtcacatttggcaatttcatccaatttaaaTAGGGACTTAACATAGTTGTTATTCTATTAGCACGTGATGATATTTTGACAGTTAAATTTGagtttagagatttgtttttatttgtttttcttttttaatccaattaattattttcatataaGAGAGTTATGTGGTAAATAAACTTCAAGACGTGTGACGTGTCAAgctcatatgtcaaaatatcattacATATGAGGGGGATAACGGTTTTGTCAAATCTACATCTAAATTGGATAAAATTTCACCAATTAGGATAGTTCAAGGACCAAATATAACCGAATAATAAATCAGaaaccaaatgataaaattttgaatagatcAAAACTCCATAACATGTTAAGCCTATATAATAAAGTTCGAAGGGTATAgacagaaaataataaaaagttaagaattcttaataaagaaaaaaagaaaaggtttttttttttttttgaaaaaaaaaaagaaaaggttaaAAATCATAAAAGTGAGGAAATGATATATTCGGATAAGGTGGGGAAGAATTTGGGATCAAAAGCTTTACGCACATGGAATGAATAACAAAGCAAGCACTGATACATTTTTGTGGCGCATGTAAGTTCTTTTTTCTAAAAACCGAGTCAGATTGGTTCGGTCCGATCCCGATTCTGTCCAATTTATGATAAATTAAAGTGAGATGATAAATACCGCCATTAAATTCCTTTTCACCACTACTTTTGGACTTTTCTGccattctcataattttgatcaaaaactgaaaattctctctccaaaatcataaacccgaacaacaataattgaaattatgaaaataattgatgtgtgacaatccgaaccccgaaaatggatgattacgagtcggaaacattaagatttacatctttttatcaaagaactcatgaaaataatacatatttttcatgacgattttgcatttttcgtcacaaaaaattggagaatttttaatttttcatctcaaaaaattgaatgatttagtatttttcgtcactaaaatttttacgattttgcatatttcaaaatttagcctaagcggatgcggcataccattcccaccatggtgggaacggatgcggcatccgtacCCGCCATGGTGGGAATGGTATGCTGCAGCCGTTCCCATCATGGCTGGAACGGGTGGAACGGATGCGGGGATGTTGCTTTTATAATCCCATCACGGgtggaacggatgcggcataccattcccaccatggtggtaacggatgcggcataccattcccaccatggcgggaacggatgcggcatccgctCCCATCATGGTGGgaatggtatgccgcatccgtttaggctaaattttaaattttctctcaaaattttttttcctaattttgacaaaaattttATGCCAAGGGCAAAATGGTCCAATGGATGCGGTGATAAGGAATTTgggtgcggtatatagcaataccctaaATTAAATTGTAACAAACCAATTCAACTTGCTAACCAATTGCGAATTCGACTGATCAAATCGGTCAGTCCGGTCTAAATTTTATAACATTGCTAAATTGTATAAACGAATTTTACTGTTATCCTATAACAAGCTtgacatataaaaatatatttttaaacagcttaaaaatataaaataaataattcttttcaataaaagttttttttttaaaacattctttttaataaaagttTATGTTCACAATCAGTTTTCatgataataaaaatttaaaatatgtaattATAGTTAAATAATAGCGCAAATtgagaaattaaaaattaaagctCTATCTTCTCTAAGGCTGTGCAAAAAAGGTTGTGAGATCCAATAGGCAGGCAGTAGTAaatattttctttcttcattcAGTTATTAGCTAATAACTGTTTCTATTAGTTGTTtgtagttgcagtaagctgtttgttgttgttgttagctgtttaattactaatgtttggtaaaattatattaaaatattattgttagtatttaaaatatccaatatagacatgttttaaaaatattttgtaaaaataagaagaataattttgtcaataacaaataactacaaacaactgttcatgaaaagctccaaaaaaagattttcgtgaaaagctccaaaatgctgcagtttccagagaaaatgctaaatgctgcagttatataaacctaaccaaacgctatatttcctgcggtttggagtgaaacgctaaacgctccttCCAAAAACTAAAACAAACACCCACTAAATAACTTGATATTTGCATCTATAGGATGGATTCAGAAAAAAGTAATATTATACTTATTTTATCAactgattttttaaaattatttagttaatttttcttaacttatcaaaataaatgatttttaatttaattgactaatttaaatgggaaaaaaatattcgttatcaaacacacttaaattaaataattatttaaaattaataagtGATTAAATAAATTATCAAAAGGCCTTAGTTATtgatattttgataaattatttataaatgtaTCAGTAATATACATTTTATACATAATTACAGTAATATTTAAAAGTAATTAAATAACATATTAAAATAGTAATTtggaaaacaaaacaataaattaatttgttaaatttgtttATTAACTGTATAAATAGATAATTTTtgataatatttatgttaaccACTATTTAGTAGTAACATTCTTTTATCTGATTTAAAAAACTTaacattattttaattaaaaaaaaacttaacattatttcaaaatataaatttatatcattttatatattactcattctgtttcatattacatgtctttttaaagagttttatagaaattaaggatattataAAAAAGACACTGTCgccccttatttattgattctaatatttatttattctataataagtcaattattctaattaattttcataaacccgcattttatagtagtaaaaaaaataacttaacATATATTTggcatgtaatatgaaacaaaaatgaTATCAATAAAATTAGAATAACTACAAGCTCCTCCAAAATGGATACCAATAAAATTAGAATTATCCCTTAATTTGCAAGTGGACGCAATCTTCTATTTTGGTTTGTCGATTACTACAAATGATTGGACAACCAAACCCAAGTGAGGTTTtatttgtttcttaatttgagAGCAAATAATTAGATTGAAAAATCatattattttatgttttctttttcaatatttataatttatgattgaaGAACATGAtcattatataatttattatttgaatGACTACAACAACAGGAAAATTTGGTGGTAATTTcaatatttactatttttcttataaaaataGTCGTTAAACGatgtaataattttatataCCAACCTCTGAATTGTCCAAAATTTTTGATTGACTCTccgaacttttaaagtgtttcgATAGTCTTTAACTTGATTAAAATGTCTTGATAGCCTCATCAATTTACTTAAAATGTAACCagttaatcactcggttgtaaaaaagtatgTTGCATGCCGGCATGTGTTGCCGGTGTGTGTTGCACAcactttaaaattttattacataattcacataatagattaaaacatattaaaaatgaaattcttGTTCAATTGCAAAACTTGTTGtctctaatattataaccaCATACCCCCACATTAGTCACTTTAATTTTTCAAGGTGTGTGCAACCGAATGATCAGTTGACTACATTTTATGAAAGTTAATCTGAGTATCCAAATATTTTGTGCAAATTGAGAGCGCTATCaagacatttaaaaaaaattatgggtcaattaaattttttggacaaatttaaaGAGCaaattatgtattaagcctatgaAAATTTTGATTCACTCACCATATGGACAAAGCATCGATTGCTACCTCTGCATTCTTCAAATATCCAGCAAACAATATTAACGACATGTAATACCAAGCTTCCAAGCTGCACATATTAGAACCTTTCTTTAATTTATTTGAACTCCAatccaataatatatataatccaaattaattaatatgCCAATAAAAACGAGCAAGAATAGTAAAATCATACGTGGCAATATGAGGACCGGATCAATGTGATCCAGGACCatagtaaataaaataaaataaaaaagaaaaggaaaactaACCAAATCATCACAGCAGAGGCGATAGACAAGCAAGCAAAACCCCATAGATTTTGAAAAGCTTTCAATGAAAATCCATTCCAAGCTCTTCCACAAGTTCCACTTATAATGTAAATGAACTGACATATATCAATGAACCACCACGCTGCGTTTAACACCACCGCAGCACCCACCATTCCCCACCGCAGTTTCAGCATAAACAGCCAACTGAATATCACATGTAATACAAGCGCCGATCCTGCAATTACCGCCATTACCATTATTTTGCTTTGCGCCTGCAAAAGTTTCGCCATCGGAAAGTTCATAGCGTAAGCAAATAACTGAGGAATCATATACAGAGCGAATAATCCCGCCGACGTTGATATAGCTTCCGTCTGCCCGATTGCCCGCAAGATGTTTGTTGCAAAGACATATATCAAACAAAAAATCGATGCTGTGGTGCAAAGAATAATCCAagatctctgtaaatagattcctaACATATCCAGTTGCCCTGCCCCAAATGCTTGCCCTGTTAGCGTTTCGAGTGCGCTTCCCATCCCAAGCTGTTGATTCATCACCaacatttaattaattgaagatacaaggattgaatgaacaaaatcgagttcaaattattatttaggggttttcaattttaCCATGATTCCGAAGGAAAACCCAGCGATTACCGAGTTCTCAACGGAAATGGCGGCGAGATCCAGAGCGCGAAGTTGGCCGGCGAAGGTTTGAGTGATGGCGCCGAGGGAGTATTGACAGAGGGTTGTGAACATTGCTGGGACAGCTAGGAACCAGAGTTTCTTGGATTCCTTGGTGAATTCTCTGAAGAAATCACGGGGGCTATTAATCGGAGAGATGTCATCGTCGCCGGCGATAAAGGTgcaggaggaggaggaattagTAGTGTTTGTGATTTGGTGTTGAGAGAGAAGAAGGGGTTGGGTTGAATCCTCCATTGCTCTACTGCTTCTCCTCTCGAGGACTGGGATTTAAagtattcttttatttatttcttactGTAGGGGCTATATTCCTTTTCCACCTACTATGCATGAAATCATACATTTATTTCTTTGTTTAACAAAATGTATGCAATCAACTCAATTATTACATTGTactttaattaataatagagaaaattacaaaattaaataaaatgagaGCTCGCATTCAAGAAAAAAGAGCTCACTTGGTAGATTTTCATGTTTATATACGTTTAATGCTTCTCCAATCCTCTTAATTTGttcaaattagtcattttatctctcaaactcatcgaatgtcctatttaccccattaactccataaaaatgatatttctcaccccctaacttgtccaaatttatcattttacctcttctcaactcatcgaatatcctatttacccccttaactcataaaagtggtatttttatGATCCTATtcaccctcttaactccataaaaattgtatttcttatccatttataatagtcaaaaaagttgaaaagaaaaagaacgaataaaaaatacaaataacaagaacattaatataaacaagttaaatacattatatgtagggataatgtaccaaaataaacttatgatttttggggaagtatcaatttaggttccacttacaaaatagcataaatataggtttaacgtttaaaaaagttattaatttaggcttcgataacggattataaggggtgaaaaataccacttttatgaagttaaagggtaaataaaacattttatgAGTTTGGAGGGATAAATGGGAATTTATAGGAGGGATCCGGTCCTCCAACTCAAACAAGGACCTCCCATGAGAATTTTTACACCTGTAatagttattaaattaaaagaattcTTTTTAATCAATTAGTACAAACAAATAATATTGGAAGAAGGTACCACCTTCTCTGTCGCCGCCAATCTCCATGGATGCCGCCTGTTCATCACCGTCCGAATAAGGGGATTTATATTCATTCCAACGTCTTTTGTGTTTTAACTCCATTTCTTTTGCAATCTGAACTTGCAGATTCTTAGGGGTAACTCGAACAATAGTGCTTGGGATAGCACCATGTTCCACCATCCATTGAAGTGTATGTGAAGTTTATGTTTTAGTAAGTCAATATGCAGTTAGCTCAAGTTcttttgagaaaaataaatagttGGATTGGATGAACAGAAGGAGAAATTATTACCAAGTGACATGATAGTCTCTTAATTGCCTAGATGAACCTACAGCATCATTATCCATTATAACAGTTTTAGGGAAAGTTTCCCTCATATCATCTCAACTAACAACCTTTCTTAACTCAGGCGACCCAATTTCAAATTTGCTACACCCGAAGATGAGCGAACGAACAGCGAAGAAAAGATCTGGGAATGAATATAAATCCCCTTTGGTGTGCAAAAAAATCACAGGAATTATTCCAATTTTCTGTACTAGACCACAGCATAAATGATAGAGGAAGAACAGGGAAAAAGAATCACACTCTCCTATCTTCACCATTCTTCATTCTCCATCGTCGCCGCTCCACCGCCGTACATCTCTCCTGCCGCCACTCCAACCTTTCAGCGATTTGAATCCAATTTCATTTTAGTGGGTTCCTTCCCCTTTTTGCCAAGACTAGAAAACCCCAGGTGAGGTTTGAGAGTTCCACCAAAttgaaagaaaggaagaaaactTAGACTGATGGAGAATAGAGGCGGTGGAGAACAAAACGGTGGACATGGATGTGGTGGAGAATAGACATGTTTTTGTGGAGATAGATGTTTAATTGGGGTTTTTATGAATTACAAATATTATTTGCATTTGACAGGTAGATTGTTTAGTGGACAGGTGTCAATAAATCTATGGAGGGTCTTTTAATGAATTGGAAGACCCGACTCCAATATAATTTCCCGATAAAtgaacaagttgagggggtgagaaataccactttttaagaagttaagggggtaaataggacattcgatgagttgagggggtaaaatgaccaatttagacaagttaagaGGGCTGGGGAAGAATTAGGcgtatttatatattttgtcaaTTTATGCAACCTATTAGTGATTTTTAATGACTTTTTTTAAatacctttaatatatatataatactaagaaattttttagtcttttttttctttctctctttcgtCTGACCTCGCATATTTCGCAATATACGAAGTTGATATTTTGCTTCTGAACATGAATTTaattcgcaatatgcgaagcatgcgaataCAACACTAATTCGCAGAATTCACAATGTGCGAAGTAAAAGACGTGTTTTTAATCAGTATTATTTTCGCATactcgcatattgcgaaatatgcgaagtcgtatataacaaaaaaaagtataaCAACAAGGGTGCAACAATAATTCTAATATTAAAATCacaacattatcaaaatttataacaagattgcaacaataacaatattaaaatcataacattatcaaaatttacagcaagattgcaacaataattcaaaacctaaaccctaaaTCCAAGAAGCGAAGAAAAATCGACGGAATAAGCGTCCTTTTGAGATAAGAAATGGAACTCCAAGTTTGAGAAATTGAATCCAAAGTGTGTGgtgattttttttaggaaaGAATCCAAGAAAAATGGGCAGGTTCTCACCCCTACATCCCATTACATCGCATTTGTATTCAAGCTAAATGGGTACTTGAATTTGATGTTCTTATCTACCATAGGAGAGTAGTGATCACTCGCACTTCACTCATGGCTCCTTTACATGATCCAGAACATACCCAACTAAACCCATGCTTGGCACCCTATCATAGGCCCGTTAGGCGAATAATCTAAGTATGTTGTGTCTCATTTAGGCCCACAGTGAATTTGGGTTCATAAGGACTCAACAATGAGCATTAAATGAGAACCACCCATAACATTGTTACCATGTAGTGTTCTTATAACTGATCGATCTAGTGCTTACTGATTCATAAGACCCATATGCCTTTGACTGACATCTGATGTCCATGATCAACGAAACACCATTAACACATACTAGTCTTTGTTAATTATCATTCCCACGATAACAACAGACTAGTAATATTTAGATTAGTATCTTATTGCCTCGTAGTTTCACTTTCTCGGGTCCTCATCCCATCAAACAGGAGCAGATCATTAATTGAATCAAATGACAACTGGAGTGAGTTTTGTCATTTGTAATCCTAAAGTTACAAGTAACAATTTCTTGATTTCTAATAAAAGGAACATATTTTCTAAATGCAAGTAATGTGCAGATTTGTTATATGGTTGTTGTTCCCAAGTTATTGAATCCAACTCTTGTGCTTCCTTTACTTGATCATGAGTCATTCTAGACAGTCCTAGGTATCACAATTCAAACTTATAAGATATTGTTAAGTAATACTTCCTCCGTTCTTTTTTACATGTCATTCAAGGTTTTTTATTAAAACCAATGCAATATTAATAAGActattaaaatgactaatttacccTTCTTTAATCTCTACTTTTAATGCAATTAAAGTTATTTGCATGAATTATTATACCTCTCTCTTATCGTAAATAAGGGCAAATTAGAGAAAGCACTATCAAAAGTGCATTGGTAATacaaaacgacatataaaaaagaacaaatgaaatctaaaacgtcatataataaaaaatggagGGAGTAATATATACTGCTCATTATGCCCTGCCCTGTCTCTAGTCTCGAAATAAGCGAACCAACTCGTAACTGGGCACTCTTAcacttattctttcttcttacTATTATTTAAGATAGTTATTGTCCTATTTGTGATTGCCACTGGATTATTCAAATATGGATTTTTACTAGTTAGGCTTCACGAAACTTTATAAGCAGTAGTGGTGCGGGTTGAGCTCAAGAGTAACACTTGGTAACCAAGTTAAATGACTATTACTGAAACTGATATGGAGGGAAGGTATCTTTTCCAATTTTTTCACGAGATTGATATGCTTCGTGTGTTGAACGACGGTCCATGGACCTAACATCTTGGTGTTTTGGAACAACCTTTGCTTCCTACTTTGGTGGATTTAATCATATGGGTTCAACTATCTGATTTACCCATAGGATTTCAGACTGAGGCAGTGTGCAGGGCATTTGCAATCATATTGGTCAATATGTGGAGGCTGATCCCAAAAATTTTACTAGGCTACGACGAAGCTACTTGCGTATTAAAGTTACAATTGATGTTCGTAAACCTCTTAAGACGGGGCAGAAATTAAAGAGAAGTGGTGGTGCCGAATGGTTGTGGGTGAATATCAGGTATGAAAGGCTTCCACCATTTTGTTTTTTCTGTGGAATTATTGGGCATGCTGATAAGTTTTGTCCTTAGTTGTTTGACTGTCCTACTGTTACTTCGGAAAGGAAATTTGGGAGTTGGCTATGGGCTACAATGTGTAAAACTGGAGTTCAAAGGGGAAAAGAGTGGCTTCAGGATCCATCAGCAGAGGCAGATACAATTAAGTTTGAAAAGAGGATTCTTATTACTTCTGATCGTAGTGAGACAGATGTTAGTGGCACTAGGAGTGGTTCTCAACTTACTCTCATGGGAAGTGATAGTCAGTCTACGGGCTATGGAGTATCAATGTGTAAGGGGTCTGAGGCTGAAGATACAATTATATTGGATCCGAAACGTCAGCGTACATCTGAATCAGATATGGAGTTTGAACAAAAATTTACTGAT comes from the Euphorbia lathyris chromosome 5, ddEupLath1.1, whole genome shotgun sequence genome and includes:
- the LOC136230029 gene encoding protein DETOXIFICATION 29-like isoform X1; the encoded protein is MEDSTQPLLLSQHQITNTTNSSSSCTFIAGDDDISPINSPRDFFREFTKESKKLWFLAVPAMFTTLCQYSLGAITQTFAGQLRALDLAAISVENSVIAGFSFGIMLGMGSALETLTGQAFGAGQLDMLGIYLQRSWIILCTTASIFCLIYVFATNILRAIGQTEAISTSAGLFALYMIPQLFAYAMNFPMAKLLQAQSKIMVMAVIAGSALVLHVIFSWLFMLKLRWGMVGAAVVLNAAWWFIDICQFIYIISGTCGRAWNGFSLKAFQNLWGFACLSIASAVMICLEAWYYMSLILFAGYLKNAEVAIDALSICMNILGWTIMASLGMNAAISVRISNELGARHPRTAKFSLLVAVISSFCIGVLISAILFFTRNIYPSLFSNNSQVQDLVIQLTPLLSVCIIINNIQPVLSGMAIGAGWQAVVAYVNIACYYLFGIPLGLILSYKIGLGVKGIWLGMMSGTIVQTLALTYMIYKTN
- the LOC136230029 gene encoding protein DETOXIFICATION 29-like isoform X2, whose translation is MEDSTQPLLLSQHQITNTTNSSSSCTFIAGDDDISPINSPRDFFREFTKESKKLWFLAVPAMFTTLCQYSLGAITQTFAGQLRALDLAAISVENSVIAGFSFGIMLGMGSALETLTGQAFGAGQLDMLGIYLQRSWIILCTTASIFCLIYVFATNILRAIGQTEAISTSAGLFALYMIPQLFAYAMNFPMAKLLQAQSKIMVMAVIAGSALVLHVIFSWLFMLKLRWGMVGAAVVLNAAWWFIDICQFIYIISGTCGRAWNGFSLKAFQNLWGFACLSIASAVMICLEAWYYMSLILFAGYLKNAEVAIDALSICMNILGWTIMASLGMNAAIRHGNWCGMASCRGLCEHSMLLPFRNSFRPHTQLQNWSWGQGDLVRHDVRNDCSDFSSYLYDI